TACTCTCCCTCGATAACCGGTAAGACCAATATCATCGCTGACAATGATCCGCCTGTCATCATCGTAAATAAAATCAACCCTGTAACCAGCCTAAAAAGGCTCTCCCTTAAAGGAAGTGTTCGTGATAACAAAGGCGTTTATCAGGTTCTGATCAATGGGGTGGATACAGATCTGGATGAGGATGGGAATTTCACACATGGGGTTAAACTGGCATACGGTCAGAATATGATTCGAGTTTCAGCGTCGGATATCAACGGCAATTCCGCTGAAAAAACTTTAAGTATTACACGGAAAAGTCAAAACAAGCAAAGGCCGGCAAAACAGGAATTTACCCAGGAAGATGACAGCAATGAACTGGTAAAGGGCAAATACTATGCTCTTTTAATCGGAATACAGGACTATTTATACGAATCTGTTGTAGATCTTGATTTTCCCGTATCAGATATCATCAGGTTCAGAGAGGTATTGAAAAGCAATTACACCTTTTCCGATGAAGATATTATTATTCTGAAAAATCCCAATAGAAAAAAAATTCTTCAAACCTTGGATCACCTGACGAATCAATTGACCCCTAAGGATAACCTGCTGATTGTTTATGCCGGCCATGGGTACTGGGATAAAAAGCTGGAAATGGGCTATTGGATTCCGAGTGATGGCTGCCGTGATGACAAATCCGGATGGGTGGCAAATTCTACAGTAAAAAACTACCTGAAAGCTATTGATGGTCAACACCTGCTCCTTGTTTCGGACTCTTGTTTCAGCGGGAGTTTTTTCAAAATGCGAAAGGCATTCAAAGGCCCTTTGCCATCCGTAAAAAAAATGTACAACCTGCCAAGTAGAAAAGTTATCAGCAGCGGGGCCATGGAGATGGTACCGGATCATTCTGTTTTTATGGAGTATTTGGTAAAACGGCTTGAAAAAAACAAAGACAGATATATGGATGCCATGCAGCTGTTTGCCTCAATGAGGGATGCTGTAATCAACAACAGTCCCATCAATCAAACCCCGTTGTATGGGACCATCCAACAGGTCGGTGACGAGGGAGGAGATTTTATTTTTGTTCATAAATAAAGACATATAAATCTCATTACGGGATATCTATCATCATATCGGACAAGATATTTTGTTCAATTTTAATATTTGGAAGGCAGGTTGAGGTAAAAGACAACCATTTCCAAACTATAAAAAGCGTACATTCAGGCAAAGGATCGGCGGAATGTACGCTTTTTTTCGCGTCATTGATTTAATGTGACTCATGGGCAAGCAATTCCGCCGCCTCTTTCACATTCATCCCTTCATGTATCAAGCCGTAAACCGCTGACAATAATGCGGTGGGGTGCGGGCTTTGCCATACGTTTCTTCCCATGACAATGCCTTTGGCACCGCCCTGAAGCGCACCATATATCATATTGAGCGTGTCAAGATCCGTTTCACATTTGGGGCCGCCGGCAATCATCACCGGCACCGGGCATCCGGCCACGACCTTATCAAAATCGGTTTCCGTATAATAGGTCTTGATGATATCCGCTCCGTGCTCGGCGCCCACTCTTGCACCAAGCGCAATAAACTTGGGATCCTTTTTCTTATCTTCATTCACTTTTCCCAGGCCAATAACCCCTAAAAGCGGCATGTCCCATTTTCGGCATTCTGTTGCCATTCGGGCCATACCAATCAGGGTTTCATGCTCATTTACCGAGCCGACAAAGGCTGAGGTTGCCATGGCATCCACGCCAAGCCGCAAGGCCTCTTCGGCATCTGCGGTTTGACCTTCCCGGGTCAATTCCGGTCCGGCAATGGTGGCACCGCCGCTGGCACGCAGGATAACCCCCGGATCGCCTGCCGGGTCAAACGCATAGGTATATATACCTTTGGTCATCAACCAGCAATCAACTTTGTCCGTGGCGTCCAGTGTTCGAATCGTATCGGCAATATCCACAATGCCGGTCATGGCACCAAGTGCCATGCCGTGATCAACCGCAAGGACCAAAGAACGTCCCGTTTTTTTATTCAGAATTTTTCTTAGCCGTCTCTCTTTTCCATCCATAATTGACGTCCCCTTTCATAAATTAAAATTCTAAAATTCGACAATCCCACGAATCATTTGCTGGTTTTTGGCGCGTTCTACGGCTTCTAAAAACGTATCAAGTGTAAACCGGTCAGTGACGAGGTCATCAACGGTGATTTCATTGTTTATAATAAGCCCAAGGCACTTTTCGAAATCTTTGGGTGATGCCGCAAAGGTTCCGGTTAAATTTATTTCGCAGTAGTGAAGCCATCTTGGATCCACCGAAATTGTGTGGCCGGCCGGTGGCCCACCAAAAATATTAAATGTACCGCCTTTTCCGGTCAACTGCAAATTTTCCTCAATCACAGATGGTATGCCTAAAGATGCAATAACAGCCTGTGCGCCTTTGTTGTCGGTCAGCTTCATGATCTCTTCAATGTGATTTGTCTGGGTTGGATTGATACAATGGTCCGCACCCATCTCTTTGGCAATCGCCAACCGATCTTCCAGCAAATCAACGACAATCACAACGGCACCCATCCACTTTGCCAGCTTCAGGTGCATAAGCCCCATGGGACCGGCCCCCAAAACCACAACAACCTGGTCCGCTCCAACCTTACAGGTGGTCAGGGACGCCATGGCGCAGGACAAGGGTTCTGATAAAACCGCTTTGTCAAAGGGCACGTCATTGGGAATCTTTATGACCCCGCCAATATTCACAATCTCTTTGGGAAGACGCACATACTCGGCAAACCCACCTTCAATACCGTGTGCCAAACCAAATTCGTGCTCACATAAATTATGCCTGTCCCGGCGGCAGTAATAACACTCTCCGCAAACGGCAATTGGATAAACCGCCACCCGATCGCCCTTTTGAAACGCCGTAACACCCTCCCCTAGTTCAAAAACCTCCCCCACCACCTCATGCCCCAAAATGGTGGGCAAATCTTTAGGAAGTCCTTGACCCAGCAAGGTTTTAATGTCGGTGGCGCAAATGCCTGATACTTTTGTTTTTACAATCATTTCTCCGGCATTTGCCGTTGGTGTCGGATATTCTTCAATTCGAATATCATTTTTTCCATGGACTACTGCTGCTTTCACGAATGAATTCTCCTAATTTTCTATTGCTTACCGCCAATGTTTGCCATCAATGCCGTTAGCTTTGCCGCATCTTTCTTTCCACGGGTCGCTTCCACGCCGGAGCATAAATCAATACCGTAGGGGTTAATCTTGTCAATGGCCTCTGCCACATTATCCGGATTGATTCCGCCGGCCAGCCAAATGGGCACCGGACCCTGAATCGAATCCATCAGTTCCTTAACGATGTCCCAATCCGAAGTAATTCCTGTCCCGCCGAATTTCATCTCTCCCTTAGACAAGGCGGCTGTATCAAAAAGCAGGGCGTCAACACCGGCCATCACTGAAGTTTCAACCGTTTGTTGAAAATTTTCTACATCCACCGCTTCACCGGCTTGGGGCAAATGAATCGATTGCCAGACCTCCACCTCCGGATATGTCTTCTTCAAATATGTAACAAAAGAGGGTTCCGCTAAACTTAAAAATTGCACGGCAAATGGGTTCAGTTGTTGAATAAGCGTTTCAACACGCGTTGATGCCATATTGTAAACCAAAGCAACCGGCGGCAGGGGTGGAGACGAAAAAAGAGACTTGGCCGTTTCAATAGTCAAAGATCTCGGGGAAAAATCAACCTCCACCACCACGCCGAAAAAATCAGCCCCGGCATCGGCAGTCATTTGGGCATCTTCCACATTGGTGGTGCCACAAATTTTGACTTTGTAACCACTTGTCATAAGACTTATCCTTGAAGCCAGGTGTCATTTATAAATGTTCTTTCAACCCCGTTTTCCGTGATCGTGCCACCAACATTGTCAACTTCGGTTTCAATAATGCGCGAGTCTGAAATTTTTTTAGACTGAAGGTATTTCAGTGCCCGATCATAGGCGTCCTGATTTCTGGTCAAGGCATATACCGTGGGGCCAACGGAACTCATACCGGCAACCTCAATCCCCATTTCCCGGAACGCATTAATATAACTGTATATTGGGGTTCCATAAGCCCCGTGTTGTTCACACTCGGCCCGTTTGGATCCCATATGTGTCAATTCAAAGAGGGCATCACCCATCTTTTTAAGATCATTACGGATCATTGCAGGAATCATGTCCATCAAAACAATTTGTGCCTTGGCGCCGACCTGAAGCGCATCCAAGGTTCTTGCCCGTCTCATTAAAAGTTCAACTTCGGATTCGGCAGCAGTTTCAACCCCTTTGAATTCGTCCTCCAGGCTATCAACCTCCGGGATAAACATCAGCACCTTGGTATCCGGCAGAGCCACGCGCTGGACCAGCACCAGATCATCACTGGCCACCACCCAGCCTCCGTTGATACTCACCATGGCACCGATACCGGTTTCAAAGGCCGGCAGCAGATATTGTTCATTCACAGGGCTTTCCTCACACGAATGAAACCCCATAATCCGTCTGAGTTCCCATCCATAAAAGGGCCTTCCCAAAACTTCATTCATACCGATGCACACAGCACACATACTGCCGATGGAAGAGCCGAGCCCCACATGCCGACGTTTATGGTCCTGCAGTTCTATTTCAAACCCACCGTCATACCCCAATAATTTTCTAAAAATATGTCCGTAATGCGCCACGATCAACTGGCGTTCGCCCGTTGTGCGAATCACCGGTTCCGGAATCGATTTGATCTTCGCATAGAAATAAACACCAATACTCACACCAAGGCCACCGCCACCTGGACGGTTCAAATTAAACCGGTTCATATCAAACACGTTAAGATGAAGCCTTGCGGGCACTTTGACCTCTACTTCCCGCACTTCAACATCTCCAACCTGTCGTGGCTCAAGGTTCATTTTCTCATAAGAATGGATAAATCTTTCGTCACCCGGCTCAAACTCCTCCAACACCGTGGTCACTTTATCAAATCGGCCGCCTACAATATCAATTTCGACCTTCTGCTTTTGCTGTGTTTCCTTCTGACTGTCCATTCGGTTCCCCTTTGCTTGAAAATCGTTAATTAGGCTGTCAAAATTTCGGTTGTAAAAATATAGGCTGTCAAAATAGGCGGTCAGCATACTTAAATAGATAAATCTCGTCAAGGCATCTCATTGCCGCCCAAAGCAATGGATATTACTTGCATTATGGCAACGATCTTGAGTGGCACGCACGAATTGTAACTGTATTTTTTAAACAGAAAAACCCACATTATTCAATTTTCTATTGGCTCATTTCCCAATGATCATCGACTGGCGATCGCAATTTAGTTGACGATCGCAATTTTTACCAAGGCGAAATTCCATCAATTCATTTGAATACACCCAATGGTGTTTACACATAGAAATGAACGAGTTCAAATCCTGAACAATCTTTGCTATTCATAAGTACAGAGAAAAGATCAAAGGCAAAATACAAGAGGATGGTTAATCGTTGTACCTACGCTTTTTTGAGAAACTATATTTATTGACCAATCAACTATTAGCAGATTGTGATTCGACAATATCTGCTGATCATATACTTGCACTTATGTAAGTAACAGAACACAACATCATGGAAAAATAATCGCATGGACATATAGTGAAGCTATTTTTTTTAGATAAAATTTATGTCCAAATAAGAAGAATAAAAATTTTGCAAATCTCAAAAAACACGTCAGGTTTCTTTCCTGGGAAGAGGCCCCCTCAGGCCCGCTCCCCGAAAAGAATGCAACATTTAAATGTCACTCAATAAGTTGTTCAATGACTTTCTTGGTCTGTTGCAAGACCAGAATACCCCGTCAAAACAATACGCGTTAAACGATCATACCTCGAGAATAATCTTACCAACATGCGCGGCGCTTTCCATAAGCCGATGGGCATCTGCAGCCTGCTCCAGGGGGAATATTTTGTGGACATTCGGTTTGATTTTTCCTGCCTCAATCACCGGCCATACCTTCTCCCTGAGCTGTGCCGCAATTTCAGATTTGGAGGAATCCGGACGACTGCGCAAGGTGGAGCCCGTGAAAAGGAGACGTTTCAGCATGATGGGCATCAGATTGATCTCGACTTTTGAGCCCTTGTTAAATGCAATCTGAACGATGCGGCCATCCGGCGCCGACGCCTTGATATTGCGTGCAATGTAGTCTCCGCCGACAATATCTAGAATGACATTGGCGCCCTTGATTTCATCTCTAATAACTTCAACAAAATCTTCCTTGTTGTAGTCAATAACCCGATCGGCTCCGAAACCTTTACAGGCTTCACATCGTTCTGCGGGACTGTCGGTGGCATAAACCTTAGAGCCGAAAGCTTTTGCAAGCATGATGGCCGTTGAGCCGATACCGCCGGAACCGCCGTGAATAAGAATGGTTTCCCCTTCTTTGAGTCCGGCCCCCATGAATATATTGCTCCAAACCGTGAAGAACGTCTCGGGAATTCCAGCGGCTTCCACCAAACTCAAGCCTTTTGGAATCGGCAGGCAATGGGGCGCATGAACGGCACAATACTCGGCATAACCGCCGCCATTGGTCAGGGCACAGACCTGGTCTCCCACAGACCAATCCTTGACATCGCTGCCGACGGCAACAATGCTTCCTGTGATCTCCAGACCCAGAAGGTCTGATGCGCCCTTTGGCGGCGGATAAAGCCCTTTACGCTGAACTATATCTGGTCCGTTTACACCAGTTGCCGCCACCTTGATCAGCACCTCGTCCGGTTTCGGCTGGGGCACAGGCCTGCTTCCCACAGTAAGGGCCTCGGGACCGCCCGGTTCTGTAATTTCAATCACTTTCATCTGTTCCGGTAATGTGGATGTCATCGCTGATTTCCTCCATCGTAAATGATTATGAGCTTAGGTCCTTCAAATATCGTCAGGCTTTTTTGTAAATGGTACTGGGATTAAAATTCTCCCGTTCACGTTATAATTTAACTTAAGTATCAGGTCAAACCATAAAAAAGATAAGCAGATCAAGGGGCTGATGATGTCATTGAATCTTTTTAAAAAATTATCCGGCCCCTCAAAATTTTGCCCAACTTGGAAAGCAAGAATCAATTCAAAATGATCCGTCCTTGATAGAGACAGGATATCATGGTATATTCACCCGATTTTCAATCAGTTGGACAAAAATAAACCGTGGCAAAAAAAAAAGACAAAACCATATTCCGCTGCAAAACCTGCGGCACACAGACGCCTAA
Above is a window of uncultured Desulfobacter sp. DNA encoding:
- a CDS encoding fructose-bisphosphate aldolase yields the protein MDGKERRLRKILNKKTGRSLVLAVDHGMALGAMTGIVDIADTIRTLDATDKVDCWLMTKGIYTYAFDPAGDPGVILRASGGATIAGPELTREGQTADAEEALRLGVDAMATSAFVGSVNEHETLIGMARMATECRKWDMPLLGVIGLGKVNEDKKKDPKFIALGARVGAEHGADIIKTYYTETDFDKVVAGCPVPVMIAGGPKCETDLDTLNMIYGALQGGAKGIVMGRNVWQSPHPTALLSAVYGLIHEGMNVKEAAELLAHESH
- a CDS encoding zinc-dependent dehydrogenase, translating into MKAAVVHGKNDIRIEEYPTPTANAGEMIVKTKVSGICATDIKTLLGQGLPKDLPTILGHEVVGEVFELGEGVTAFQKGDRVAVYPIAVCGECYYCRRDRHNLCEHEFGLAHGIEGGFAEYVRLPKEIVNIGGVIKIPNDVPFDKAVLSEPLSCAMASLTTCKVGADQVVVVLGAGPMGLMHLKLAKWMGAVVIVVDLLEDRLAIAKEMGADHCINPTQTNHIEEIMKLTDNKGAQAVIASLGIPSVIEENLQLTGKGGTFNIFGGPPAGHTISVDPRWLHYCEINLTGTFAASPKDFEKCLGLIINNEITVDDLVTDRFTLDTFLEAVERAKNQQMIRGIVEF
- a CDS encoding phosphoribosylanthranilate isomerase, whose translation is MTSGYKVKICGTTNVEDAQMTADAGADFFGVVVEVDFSPRSLTIETAKSLFSSPPLPPVALVYNMASTRVETLIQQLNPFAVQFLSLAEPSFVTYLKKTYPEVEVWQSIHLPQAGEAVDVENFQQTVETSVMAGVDALLFDTAALSKGEMKFGGTGITSDWDIVKELMDSIQGPVPIWLAGGINPDNVAEAIDKINPYGIDLCSGVEATRGKKDAAKLTALMANIGGKQ
- a CDS encoding sugar kinase; its protein translation is MDSQKETQQKQKVEIDIVGGRFDKVTTVLEEFEPGDERFIHSYEKMNLEPRQVGDVEVREVEVKVPARLHLNVFDMNRFNLNRPGGGGLGVSIGVYFYAKIKSIPEPVIRTTGERQLIVAHYGHIFRKLLGYDGGFEIELQDHKRRHVGLGSSIGSMCAVCIGMNEVLGRPFYGWELRRIMGFHSCEESPVNEQYLLPAFETGIGAMVSINGGWVVASDDLVLVQRVALPDTKVLMFIPEVDSLEDEFKGVETAAESEVELLMRRARTLDALQVGAKAQIVLMDMIPAMIRNDLKKMGDALFELTHMGSKRAECEQHGAYGTPIYSYINAFREMGIEVAGMSSVGPTVYALTRNQDAYDRALKYLQSKKISDSRIIETEVDNVGGTITENGVERTFINDTWLQG
- a CDS encoding NAD(P)H-quinone oxidoreductase, which gives rise to MTSTLPEQMKVIEITEPGGPEALTVGSRPVPQPKPDEVLIKVAATGVNGPDIVQRKGLYPPPKGASDLLGLEITGSIVAVGSDVKDWSVGDQVCALTNGGGYAEYCAVHAPHCLPIPKGLSLVEAAGIPETFFTVWSNIFMGAGLKEGETILIHGGSGGIGSTAIMLAKAFGSKVYATDSPAERCEACKGFGADRVIDYNKEDFVEVIRDEIKGANVILDIVGGDYIARNIKASAPDGRIVQIAFNKGSKVEINLMPIMLKRLLFTGSTLRSRPDSSKSEIAAQLREKVWPVIEAGKIKPNVHKIFPLEQAADAHRLMESAAHVGKIILEV